A region of Deltaproteobacteria bacterium DNA encodes the following proteins:
- the fba gene encoding class II fructose-1,6-bisphosphate aldolase codes for MGLVTGKEVLEAANRGGYAVGAFNINNLEILQGVVAGCMEKRSPVIIAVSEGAINYAGFDYIVAMVRTAAELSPIPMVLHLDHGRDREIISRCIKGGFTSVMIDASHLPFEENIRETRRVVEMAHSVGISVEGELGRLQGVEEMVSVGQREATLTNPQEAERFVKETEVDFLAPAIGTSHGAFKFKGEAKLDLERLREIKSRVGIPLVLHGASTVPQHVLELVTRYGGELKEAKGVPPEQLRKAIAVGINKVNTDTDLRLALTGEVRKVLSEDREVFDPRKILGPARDMIKEVVKKKVELFGSGDKAQEVRG; via the coding sequence ATGGGATTGGTAACAGGGAAGGAGGTCTTGGAGGCCGCAAACCGGGGTGGTTATGCTGTAGGGGCCTTTAATATCAATAACCTGGAAATCCTTCAGGGGGTGGTGGCAGGGTGCATGGAAAAAAGGTCTCCAGTCATCATAGCGGTGAGCGAAGGGGCCATTAACTATGCAGGTTTCGATTATATCGTCGCCATGGTGAGGACGGCGGCCGAACTCAGCCCCATCCCCATGGTCCTTCACTTAGACCATGGACGTGACAGGGAGATCATCTCCCGTTGCATAAAGGGGGGGTTTACCTCGGTGATGATCGATGCCTCTCACCTCCCCTTTGAGGAAAACATCAGGGAGACCAGGAGGGTGGTGGAGATGGCCCATTCTGTGGGGATATCGGTGGAGGGGGAACTGGGACGCCTACAGGGGGTAGAGGAGATGGTCTCTGTCGGACAGAGGGAGGCCACCCTAACCAATCCCCAGGAGGCTGAGCGCTTTGTAAAGGAGACCGAGGTGGATTTTTTGGCCCCTGCCATCGGCACCTCTCACGGGGCCTTCAAGTTCAAGGGAGAGGCCAAGCTCGATTTAGAACGCCTAAGGGAGATAAAGAGCAGGGTAGGTATCCCCCTGGTACTCCATGGGGCTTCCACCGTTCCGCAGCACGTCCTTGAGCTGGTGACCAGATACGGAGGGGAGTTGAAAGAAGCCAAGGGTGTCCCCCCTGAGCAGCTAAGGAAGGCCATTGCCGTGGGCATCAATAAGGTCAATACCGATACAGACCTGAGGCTTGCCCTTACCGGGGAGGTGAGGAAGGTCTTGTCCGAAGATCGAGAGGTGTTCGACCCCAGAAAGATCCTGGGGCCGGCCAGGGATATGATCAAGGAGGTCGTGAAAAAAAAGGTAGAACTCTTCGGCAGTGGAGATAAGGCCCAGGAGGTGAGGGGATGA
- the der gene encoding ribosome biogenesis GTPase Der: MRPLVAILGRPNVGKSTLFNRLVGFRKAIVEGLPGVTRDLNYADVDRYEKPFTLIDTGGFEPVAQEGLLAQMAEQCRLAVEEADIIIFLLDGKEGLTPSDQEIARLLRHRDKEALFVVNKIDGPQHEGRIYDFYDLGIEILYPISAQHNYGLERLNEAISDLLPAPSSEEGEAEATRIAMVGRPNVGKSSIINSILGYERVIVHEAPGTTRDAIDTPFIVGERNYVFVDTAGIRRKSRISLQLEKYSVVEAIKSIGRADVVLLILDAQEGATEQDARIGGLIHDKGKGGVIVVNKWDLVQKDLTTSAYTEWVREHLWFLDYTPLIFTSAITGEGVGHILEVVEEVVVQRGKRIPTPQLNRWLREVVEFHSPPLFQKKRVKLSYITQISTRPPTFVIFANYPMGVHLSYRRYLTNRLRGDFGFGGNPIRLIFRKK; this comes from the coding sequence ATGAGACCCCTTGTTGCCATCCTGGGGAGGCCCAATGTGGGCAAGTCCACCCTGTTCAATCGGCTGGTGGGCTTTCGCAAGGCCATTGTGGAGGGCCTTCCCGGGGTAACCCGTGATCTCAACTACGCCGATGTGGATAGATACGAAAAACCCTTCACCCTCATTGACACAGGAGGGTTTGAGCCTGTGGCCCAGGAGGGGCTCTTGGCCCAGATGGCTGAACAGTGCCGTCTGGCCGTGGAGGAGGCGGACATCATCATCTTCCTGTTGGACGGAAAAGAGGGTCTCACTCCTTCTGACCAAGAGATCGCCCGCCTTTTGCGCCACAGGGATAAAGAAGCCCTCTTTGTGGTCAACAAGATCGATGGTCCCCAGCATGAGGGAAGAATCTACGACTTCTATGATCTGGGTATTGAGATCCTTTATCCCATATCAGCACAACATAACTACGGCTTAGAAAGATTGAACGAGGCGATCAGTGACCTCCTCCCTGCACCTTCCTCAGAGGAAGGGGAGGCAGAGGCGACAAGGATAGCCATGGTCGGGAGGCCCAATGTGGGAAAGTCCTCTATCATAAACAGCATTTTGGGGTATGAACGGGTCATCGTCCATGAGGCCCCTGGGACTACCAGAGACGCCATCGACACGCCATTCATCGTGGGGGAGAGGAACTATGTCTTTGTGGATACGGCCGGAATCAGGCGCAAGAGCAGGATCAGTTTACAGCTGGAGAAATACAGTGTGGTGGAAGCCATCAAAAGTATCGGGCGGGCAGATGTGGTCCTCCTCATCCTGGACGCCCAAGAGGGTGCCACAGAACAAGATGCCCGGATAGGAGGCTTGATCCACGACAAAGGGAAAGGGGGGGTCATTGTGGTAAACAAATGGGACTTGGTGCAGAAGGATCTCACCACCTCTGCCTATACTGAATGGGTAAGAGAGCACCTTTGGTTTCTGGACTACACCCCCCTTATCTTTACCTCTGCCATCACTGGAGAGGGAGTAGGCCACATCCTCGAGGTTGTGGAAGAGGTGGTTGTACAGAGGGGTAAGAGGATACCGACCCCTCAGCTCAACCGCTGGCTCCGGGAGGTGGTGGAGTTCCATAGCCCTCCCCTCTTTCAGAAAAAGAGGGTAAAACTCTCCTATATTACCCAGATCTCCACCCGACCACCCACCTTTGTCATCTTCGCCAACTACCCCATGGGTGTCCATCTTTCTTACAGGAGATATCTGACCAACCGGCTCAGAGGGGACTTCGGGTTCGGCGGAAACCCCATCCGTTTGATCTTCAGAAAAAAATAA
- a CDS encoding cardiolipin synthase B, with the protein MMDRITGTTATFGNRVQLLTNGEQAFPQMLAAIDNAKERVSLEIYKIRMDAVGRRFVEALTNAAERGVRVRFLYDAYGSRTVNGGDFAALRAAGAEVRVFNPVMWWTLLRVNNRDHRKILVVDGRIAFVGGVNLAKEYDGNGVNGWRDTVLMVEGPAALDAERVFASSWLQGGRGFMGKDLPMVGFRHFKRVIDDPLMWLLGLNGTFCLPEHAPMADGAAHVRVISSAPDHLSSTIVDKYLLAINSAQKHISISCAYFVPPLILRRALVDAAKRGVQVRLILQGSSDSPLARTISIGYYGRLLKHGVEIYEWTRSVLHAKTMVVDGVWATVGSANLDGRALFLSYEANVAVIDPGLAAAMEQQFEDDLKHCRRVMLKEWKKRPFTQRVWEILFTPFVGQF; encoded by the coding sequence GTGATGGATCGCATCACCGGCACAACAGCGACCTTTGGCAACCGCGTGCAGTTGCTCACCAACGGCGAACAGGCCTTCCCACAAATGCTTGCTGCCATCGACAACGCCAAGGAGCGCGTCTCCTTGGAGATCTACAAAATCCGCATGGACGCTGTGGGCAGGCGCTTTGTCGAGGCGCTGACCAATGCGGCAGAGCGCGGTGTGAGGGTTCGATTTCTCTATGATGCATACGGCAGCCGCACGGTCAACGGCGGAGATTTCGCAGCCCTGCGTGCCGCTGGAGCCGAGGTCCGCGTTTTCAATCCGGTCATGTGGTGGACGCTGCTGCGGGTGAACAACCGCGACCATCGCAAGATCCTCGTTGTGGACGGCCGCATCGCCTTCGTGGGAGGAGTCAACCTCGCGAAGGAATACGATGGCAACGGGGTGAACGGCTGGCGCGACACCGTGCTTATGGTGGAAGGCCCGGCTGCGCTTGATGCCGAGCGGGTCTTTGCCTCGTCGTGGCTCCAGGGCGGGAGGGGGTTTATGGGTAAGGACCTGCCGATGGTTGGGTTCCGTCATTTCAAGCGGGTCATCGATGATCCGCTGATGTGGCTGCTGGGCTTGAACGGGACCTTTTGTCTCCCTGAGCATGCCCCGATGGCGGATGGAGCTGCGCATGTGCGCGTCATCTCCTCTGCCCCTGACCATCTGAGCAGCACGATAGTCGACAAGTACCTGCTGGCCATCAACTCGGCACAGAAACACATTTCCATTAGCTGTGCGTATTTTGTCCCACCACTTATCCTGCGCCGGGCGCTCGTGGATGCGGCCAAACGCGGGGTTCAGGTGCGGCTCATCCTGCAGGGATCGAGTGACTCTCCCCTAGCGCGCACCATCAGCATCGGCTACTACGGAAGATTGCTCAAGCACGGCGTGGAAATCTACGAGTGGACGCGGTCGGTCCTGCACGCGAAAACCATGGTTGTAGACGGCGTATGGGCAACAGTCGGCAGCGCCAACCTCGACGGCCGCGCCCTTTTTTTAAGCTACGAGGCGAACGTGGCAGTGATCGATCCCGGACTTGCGGCTGCCATGGAGCAACAGTTTGAAGATGATCTCAAACACTGCCGCAGGGTGATGCTCAAGGAGTGGAAGAAACGCCCTTTCACACAGAGAGTTTGGGAGATCCTGTTTACGCCGTTTGTAGGGCAGTTCTGA